The sequence below is a genomic window from Bacteroidota bacterium.
TTTTGCACACAGTACCGAAACAACTTTTGTTGATAACGACTAATAACACCGGACTTTTTCAGGATTCACGCGGGTTCCACGTGAGGTCAGTTTTTTTTGAAAAAAAGTTGGGATTGCTCTTGCAGGATTCAAATTTACGTTTGTAGAGTGAGAATTTTTTTTTCAGTCAGAGCATCCTGCTGCCGGATCATTTTTTGTTTGCGACAAACTCCGCTGCGGCTTCGAGTTGTTCGAACCATTCGCTTCCGTATTTTCTTACGAGCGCTGTCTTCACGAATTTATAAACGGGCACCTCTAATTTTTCTCCACATGCACAGGCCGGTTTGCAGATGTTCCACTTCTCATAATTCACAGCATCAAAACTTTTATGCGCAGTGATCCTCACCGGATATAAATGACACGAAATGGGTTTTTGCCATTTTATTTTCCCATCCTTCCACGCCATTTCAATTCCGCACAAAGCCATGCCATTCTCAAAAACAGTGTAGGCGCATTCTTTATTTCCATTCACGAGCGGCGTCACTTTATCTCCGTCCGAATCTTTGAGCCACGTTCCCTGCTTTTCTATCGCTGCAATTCCTTTTTCAGTGAGATAGGGTTTGACTTTATCATAGATCTTTTCAAGAATTTCGGTTTCTTCTTTTTCCAGCGGCGCGCCCGAGTCACCGTGCACACAACACGCGCCCTTGCACGCATGCAGATCGCAGACGAATTTTTTTTCTACCACATCGTCGGAGATCAGCGTTCTTCCTATTTCAATCATGTTGCAAAGGTAAGGAGAACTGAGAGGTGAGAACTTCACAAAGCAAACTTCTGCACCACGATCAC
It includes:
- a CDS encoding DUF3109 family protein, which translates into the protein MIEIGRTLISDDVVEKKFVCDLHACKGACCVHGDSGAPLEKEETEILEKIYDKVKPYLTEKGIAAIEKQGTWLKDSDGDKVTPLVNGNKECAYTVFENGMALCGIEMAWKDGKIKWQKPISCHLYPVRITAHKSFDAVNYEKWNICKPACACGEKLEVPVYKFVKTALVRKYGSEWFEQLEAAAEFVANKK